The following proteins are encoded in a genomic region of Oncorhynchus masou masou isolate Uvic2021 chromosome 32, UVic_Omas_1.1, whole genome shotgun sequence:
- the tmem216 gene encoding transmembrane protein 216, giving the protein MAVSGKHPILSSTPLQVLFYLNSWYFAAYFLAEVLMFVYKGLLLPYPPASLTLDVGLLLVFLGLESLRIFYGWKGNLTERSLAMSVSVLVLVPCTVLSVYYLMLQTFVLRLEFILNAVLLCFYSLEMLLGIMSISAFSRSKVY; this is encoded by the exons TTGTCTTCCACACCACTGCAGGTCCTGTTCTACCTCAACAGCTGGTATTTTGCTGCCTACTTTCTTGCTGAGGTTCTTATGTTTGTTTACAAAG GATTGTTGTTACCATACCCACCAGCAAGTCTCACGTTGGATGTTGGGCTACTACTTGTTTTCCTTGGCCTTGAGTCCCTCCGAATATTTTATG GTTGGAAGGGGAACTTAACAGAGCGTTCTCTGGCCATGTCAGTGAGTGTGCTGGTCCTGGTGCCGTGCACAGTGCTGTCTGTGTACTACCTGATGCTGCAGACCTTCGTCCTGCGCCTGGAGTTCATCCTTAATGCTGTGTTACTCTGCTTCTACAGTCTGGAGATGCTGCTAGGAATCATGTCCATATCTGCTTTCTCCAG